The Nonlabens sp. Hel1_33_55 genome contains the following window.
CTCTTCCAACCCAAAGTCATCATTGATTTTATTGTATTCATCAAGGATCGCAACTGTTTCAGCTACGCCTTCTTTGACGATTTCCATAACGGTTTTGGACTCGTCCAGTTCAGGCTCTTGTTCCAGATAACCTACATTATAGCCAGGTAGGAAATTGATATCGCCTTGATAGTTTTTCTCTTTACCAGCTATAATCTTTAATAGGGTTGATTTACCAGAACCATTGAGACCCAGGATCCCAATTTTGGCTCCGTAAAAAAAGCTTAGGTAAATGTTTTTCAATACCTGTTTTCCCGTGCTTTGGTAGGTCTTGGATAGACCAGACATGGAAAATATTACTTGTTTGTCGTCACTCATTGCAATGTTGTTTTTTCTTGTAAAATAGTATGTAATTCTTCGAGGGATTGATCAGTGTAACGCTTTCGCGAAAGCTTTAAATCCTCCATCCCATCAACACGTATTAATAATCCCAATTCTTGTAAGCGTACTTCCCGCAAATCAGTAAATAAAAACCCGATGGTTTTATGTCCCAGTAGCTTCATGGTTACACTTTTAGACCCGTAAGAAACTGCATTTGAAGTCGTGAAACTGTCCATGCTCAAATAGGCAAAAAGCGTTATGGCTACTCCAGCGGCAATGTAAGCATACACGATAGGGCCATCAAGGAACCAGCACAAAAACGCAAGCACAAATAAAGCTGCCGCGGTATAGGTGATGCGCAGGTATTTCTTACTATTTAAATTCCTGATTTTAATTTCTCGCTTCATTAAACGCGACCTTTCAATGCATTAAATACCCAGGCAATCGCAAAAAAACCAATACCTACAGCAGCAAAGCCGTAGCCTGCTACTTCTCGATATCTAAAGGCTCCCAGCGCGATTAAACCAACGCCTATAATAATCATGATCAAGGTTGCCCATCCTAAAACTCCGTTCTTATTCATTGCCATAATTACTGTTTTTTAAATAATGCGCTGTGCAAATATACATTGCTATGCATCCTGTTTACTCGCTTTTTTTGAGCCTCGATACATTTCATATTTGACGAGTCTTGCTTCCAATTTACCATTAAAAAGCTTGATCCTGCGCGAGGCTTTTAAGCCTACATGCTTCAAGGCTTCAAGATTACCTGTGATCATCCATGCAGTACTGCCGGCATATCTAGTTTTAAGAGTGTCGCCTATCTCTTTATAAAAGGCTTCCATATCAATTTCCAATCGCTCATCGTACGGTGGATTGAACAATAAGAAGGCTTGGGCACTTTGTGAATCTCTAAAGAAATCACCTTTTTCAACACTCACAAAATCCTGAAGGTTGGCATTTTTGACGTTTTCAATGGCTTTCTCTACCGTGTACCCATCTGCATCACGAGCGATGATCTTACCGTCAAAACCTCTCATCTTTTTCAAACAACTCTCCTGAATATTCTCAAACAGTTCATTGTTATAATCTGGCCATTTCTCAAAACCGAACTCTTTCCTATTAATATTAGGAGCGATATTAGCTCCTATCATTGCTGCCTCAATCGCTATAGTTCCACTACCGCACATAGGATCAATAAAAGTGGATCGCTGGTCCCAGTTGCTTAAGAGAATAATCCCAGCTGCCAGGACCTCATTGATAGGTGCCACGTTAGTCTGGTCGCGATAACCTCTTTTATATAAAGGATCACCACTGGTGTCCAGAGAAACATCAACGGTTTGGTCATTAATGTGAACCGATATGCGCAGATCAGGATTTTTTGTATCCACATCAGGTCTGCGGCCATGCTTATCGCGCAATTGATCCACAATGGCATCCTTTGTTTTGAGCGCCACATATTGACTGTGATTAAAATATTGCGAGGATACCGTTGCATTTACCGCGAGTGTATCGTGTGGCGTTAGAAATTTTGTCCAATCCATTTGATAGATGCCATCATACAAATCGACTTCATTGCGCGCCCTAAAACTATGAATGGGTTTCAATATTCTGATCGCGGTACGCAGCATCATGTTTGCCTTGTACATAAAACCTTGATCGCCAGCAAAGCTCACCATACGCACGCCTTTCTCGATATCCATGGCTCCCAGATTCCTAAGTTCGGTTTCCAGAACTTCCTCTAGTCCAAAAAGAGTTTTGGCAATCATCTTAAAATTTTGCGACATGCGATAGGGTTTTGAGCGGCAAAATTAAGGTATTTTTGCCGCCTATGAGTGACACAAACGACCAGACTACATGGTATTCCAGTTGGTTCGACACGCCCTACTATCACATTCTGTACAGGGATCGTGATTATATCGAGGCTGGGCAGTTCATGAAGCGACTTACAAAACGTCTTGAGCTCCAACCGCAGGCGCACATCCTAGATCTTGCTTGTGGTCGCGGCCGTCATAGTATCTTTTTGAACAGGTTAGGATATGATGTTACCGGTGTTGATTTGAGTGAAAGTAGTATCGCTTTCGCGAAAGCGAAATTAGACCACATCAAATCTGGAAACCTTGAACTGGGTGAACTTGGAACCGGCGAGGTGCAACTGGACCGCATTAAATTTGCGGTTCATAACATGACCGAACCTTTTCATGAAAAGTTTGATGCGATCTTCAATTTGTTTACCAGCTTTGGGTACTTTGATGATCCCAAGGATAATTTAAAAACAATCCAAGCCATCAAAAATGGCCTCAAGCAAAATGGATATGGTGTTATTGACTTTTTCAATTCGCACAAAGTGATTGAAAACCTGGTAGCCCAAGATGAAAAGACGGAAAAAGGAATTACATTCAAACAATCTCGCAGATTTGAAAACGATCATATTTTCAAAGAAATCAGATTTAAGGAAGACGGTAACAACTTCCATTTTACAGAACGAGTGCAAGCCTTAACCCTAACTGATTTTGAATTCTATTTTAAGGTCGCTGGACTTGAACTGGTTTCAACTTATGGTAGTTATCAATTGGATGACTTTAACGAGAAAAAGAGCGATCGACTCATTCTAGTATTTCAAACAGCAAAAGAATCATGATGAATTTGTGGTTGCCATTTCTAGCAGTTGTTATAGGTAGTGCTACGGCTTTTATATTTAAAGAAGTTTCTAGACAACGCATGAAACTGCTATTGGCTTTTTCAGGTGCTTTTTTATTGAGTGCTGTTGCTACAGAATTCCTGCCTGAAATCTATGAATCTGGAGATTCAACTTTTGGCATCTACTTGATAGGTGGTGTTTTCCTTCAAATTATTCTAGAATTCTTCTCAAAAGGCGCAGAACATGGTCACCTGCATGTCCACAAAGACGTTTCTAAATTCCCGATCGCTTTATTTGTAAGTCTATGCATCCACGCATTTCTAGAAGGTATG
Protein-coding sequences here:
- a CDS encoding CAL67264 family membrane protein, whose product is MNKNGVLGWATLIMIIIGVGLIALGAFRYREVAGYGFAAVGIGFFAIAWVFNALKGRV
- a CDS encoding class I SAM-dependent RNA methyltransferase translates to MSQNFKMIAKTLFGLEEVLETELRNLGAMDIEKGVRMVSFAGDQGFMYKANMMLRTAIRILKPIHSFRARNEVDLYDGIYQMDWTKFLTPHDTLAVNATVSSQYFNHSQYVALKTKDAIVDQLRDKHGRRPDVDTKNPDLRISVHINDQTVDVSLDTSGDPLYKRGYRDQTNVAPINEVLAAGIILLSNWDQRSTFIDPMCGSGTIAIEAAMIGANIAPNINRKEFGFEKWPDYNNELFENIQESCLKKMRGFDGKIIARDADGYTVEKAIENVKNANLQDFVSVEKGDFFRDSQSAQAFLLFNPPYDERLEIDMEAFYKEIGDTLKTRYAGSTAWMITGNLEALKHVGLKASRRIKLFNGKLEARLVKYEMYRGSKKASKQDA
- a CDS encoding class I SAM-dependent DNA methyltransferase, translating into MSDTNDQTTWYSSWFDTPYYHILYRDRDYIEAGQFMKRLTKRLELQPQAHILDLACGRGRHSIFLNRLGYDVTGVDLSESSIAFAKAKLDHIKSGNLELGELGTGEVQLDRIKFAVHNMTEPFHEKFDAIFNLFTSFGYFDDPKDNLKTIQAIKNGLKQNGYGVIDFFNSHKVIENLVAQDEKTEKGITFKQSRRFENDHIFKEIRFKEDGNNFHFTERVQALTLTDFEFYFKVAGLELVSTYGSYQLDDFNEKKSDRLILVFQTAKES
- a CDS encoding ZIP family metal transporter — encoded protein: MMNLWLPFLAVVIGSATAFIFKEVSRQRMKLLLAFSGAFLLSAVATEFLPEIYESGDSTFGIYLIGGVFLQIILEFFSKGAEHGHLHVHKDVSKFPIALFVSLCIHAFLEGMPLQDSSGMTYGVAIHKIPIAFIFTGFLIANKASIGKILLVIGLFAIMSPLGSLVAQHADIVSSWMLPIKALVAGIVLHVSTTLILESSDGHQFNFAKLLVMLVGAGLAFLL